From a single Maniola hyperantus chromosome 3, iAphHyp1.2, whole genome shotgun sequence genomic region:
- the LOC117996419 gene encoding pre-piRNA 3'-exonuclease trimmer-like isoform X1 — protein MEITRKNFSEQLENITKNLKRSCFVGFDAEFTAILSGDRFKYRLFDTNKERYDLIKDEVSKMIMTQVGLTMFQYDHDHDSYIAVGYTFHLCPQVVADIDQTFIFQASTLKFLCRHNFNFNKFIYDGLPYLSKVEEAHIRQQLKDKTLVGNLIHAFTMEDERKLQKYCSEVSKWLTGNDEETMYLDIECPTMRYIVHNEIRQRFPDVLTTDSLGNSNKVLIYRDKYVEGANSAPMAILEDNLMSYLLGFSQIIDLLATHQKPIIGHNNFLDLVLLHNQFIGPLPKKYCMFKKNINSLFPIIFDTKYISHEMGRRLSFDEVWKSNALQDLYEFFSEGKCKKLESGVNFIKLSTPFNVKQSYHEAGWDSYCSGYCFIRMSHWAACDNSGKYRPVGPSEKLAALAPYCNKVNVIRGAIPFMNLVDVDPPRHRPELLHIKSMKERVINVGKVTSVLTSFGSIDVKPYGKKTALIATSTQNTADKILKQFKNDREYRISPFNVIRHTPAGRMAIWGSALLTGSLLLYLLHRRVNK, from the exons ATGGAGATCACCAGAAAAAACTTTAGTGAGCAACTGGAAAACATAACCAAAAACTTGAAACGCTCATGTTTTGTCGGATTTGATGCCGAATTCACCGCTATATTATCAGGAGACCGCTTTAAATACAG GTTATTTGACACAAACAAAGAAAGATATGACTTAATAAAAGATGAAGTGAGCAAAATGATAATGACTCAAGTTGGCCTGACCATGTTCCAATATGACCATGATCATGACAGCTATATTGCAGTGGGGTACACATTCCACCTGTGTCCCCAAGTGGTTGCCGATATTGATCAGACCTTCATATTCCAAGCATCTACCCTCAAGTTTCTTTGCAGAcacaatttcaattttaataag TTCATATATGATGGCCTGCCCTATTTAAGTAAAGTAGAGGAAGCACATATAAGACAACAATTGAAAGACAAAACACTAGTTGGTAACCTAATACATGCATTCACAATGGAAGATGAAAGGAAACTACAGAAATACTGCTCCGAGGTTTCAAA atGGCTAACCGGAAATGATGAGGAAACAATGTATCTAGACATCGAGTGTCCCACAATGCGGTACATAGTTCACAACGAGATCAGACAGCGGTTCCCCGACGTACTTACCACTGATAGCTTAGGTAATAGCAATAAG gttcTAATATACAGAGATAAATATGTAGAAGGAGCCAACAGCGCACCCATGGCTATTTTAGAAGATAACCTAATGAGCTATTTATTGGGATTTTCACAAATCATTGATTTACTCGCAACACATCAAAAACCTATAATTGGTCATAATAACTTTTTGGACCTGGTACTTCTCCACAATCAATTTATAGGTCCATTgcctaaaaaatattgtatgtttaagaaaaatattaatagtttatttccaATCATATTTGATACAAAGTACATTTCTCATGAAATGGGAAGGAGGCTGAGTTTCGATGAAGTATGGAAATCAAATGCACTACAAGA ttTATATGAATTTTTCTCTGAGGGAAAATGTAAAAAACTGGAAAGTGGGgttaatttcataaaattgaGTACACCATTTAATGTCAAACAGTCGTACCACGAAGCTGGATGGGATTCATATTGTTCAG GATACTGTTTCATCCGGATGAGCCACTGGGCGGCGTGCGATAACAGCGGCAAGTATAGACCGGTGGGTCCCAGCGAAAAACTCGCGGCATTAGCTCCCTACTGCAACAAAGTCAACGTCATACGCGGAGCTATACCTTTCATG AATCTCGTGGACGTCGACCCGCCGCGACATCGCCCGGAATTGCTTCACATAAAATCTATGAAGGAACGAGTCATTAACGTCGGGAAG GTAACGTCAGTACTCACAAGTTTTGGTTCCATAGACGTCAAGCCTTATGGGAAAAAAACTGCGCTCATAGCAACCAGCACACAAAACAC GGCCGATAAGATATTAAAACAATTCAAGAACGACAGAGAGTACAGAATATCACCATTTAACGTCATCAGACATACTCCTGCAGGCAGAATGGCGATTTG GGGAAGCGCGTTGTTAACAGGCAgcttacttctgtatttattacATAGAcgagttaataaataa
- the LOC117996419 gene encoding pre-piRNA 3'-exonuclease trimmer-like isoform X2: protein MEITRKNFSEQLENITKNLKRSCFVGFDAEFTAILSGDRFKYRLFDTNKERYDLIKDEVSKMIMTQVGLTMFQYDHDHDSYIAVGYTFHLCPQVVADIDQTFIFQASTLKFLCRHNFNFNKFIYDGLPYLSKVEEAHIRQQLKDKTLVGNLIHAFTMEDERKLQKYCSEVSKWLTGNDEETMYLDIECPTMRYIVHNEIRQRFPDVLTTDSLGNSNKVLIYRDKYVEGANSAPMAILEDNLMSYLLGFSQIIDLLATHQKPIIGHNNFLDLVLLHNQFIGPLPKKYCMFKKNINSLFPIIFDTKYISHEMGRRLSFDEVWKSNALQDLYEFFSEGKCKKLESGVNFIKLSTPFNVKQSYHEAGWDSYCSGYCFIRMSHWAACDNSGKYRPVGPSEKLAALAPYCNKVNVIRGAIPFMNLVDVDPPRHRPELLHIKSMKERVINVGKVTSVLTSFGSIDVKPYGKKTALIATSTQNTGSALLTGSLLLYLLHRRVNK, encoded by the exons ATGGAGATCACCAGAAAAAACTTTAGTGAGCAACTGGAAAACATAACCAAAAACTTGAAACGCTCATGTTTTGTCGGATTTGATGCCGAATTCACCGCTATATTATCAGGAGACCGCTTTAAATACAG GTTATTTGACACAAACAAAGAAAGATATGACTTAATAAAAGATGAAGTGAGCAAAATGATAATGACTCAAGTTGGCCTGACCATGTTCCAATATGACCATGATCATGACAGCTATATTGCAGTGGGGTACACATTCCACCTGTGTCCCCAAGTGGTTGCCGATATTGATCAGACCTTCATATTCCAAGCATCTACCCTCAAGTTTCTTTGCAGAcacaatttcaattttaataag TTCATATATGATGGCCTGCCCTATTTAAGTAAAGTAGAGGAAGCACATATAAGACAACAATTGAAAGACAAAACACTAGTTGGTAACCTAATACATGCATTCACAATGGAAGATGAAAGGAAACTACAGAAATACTGCTCCGAGGTTTCAAA atGGCTAACCGGAAATGATGAGGAAACAATGTATCTAGACATCGAGTGTCCCACAATGCGGTACATAGTTCACAACGAGATCAGACAGCGGTTCCCCGACGTACTTACCACTGATAGCTTAGGTAATAGCAATAAG gttcTAATATACAGAGATAAATATGTAGAAGGAGCCAACAGCGCACCCATGGCTATTTTAGAAGATAACCTAATGAGCTATTTATTGGGATTTTCACAAATCATTGATTTACTCGCAACACATCAAAAACCTATAATTGGTCATAATAACTTTTTGGACCTGGTACTTCTCCACAATCAATTTATAGGTCCATTgcctaaaaaatattgtatgtttaagaaaaatattaatagtttatttccaATCATATTTGATACAAAGTACATTTCTCATGAAATGGGAAGGAGGCTGAGTTTCGATGAAGTATGGAAATCAAATGCACTACAAGA ttTATATGAATTTTTCTCTGAGGGAAAATGTAAAAAACTGGAAAGTGGGgttaatttcataaaattgaGTACACCATTTAATGTCAAACAGTCGTACCACGAAGCTGGATGGGATTCATATTGTTCAG GATACTGTTTCATCCGGATGAGCCACTGGGCGGCGTGCGATAACAGCGGCAAGTATAGACCGGTGGGTCCCAGCGAAAAACTCGCGGCATTAGCTCCCTACTGCAACAAAGTCAACGTCATACGCGGAGCTATACCTTTCATG AATCTCGTGGACGTCGACCCGCCGCGACATCGCCCGGAATTGCTTCACATAAAATCTATGAAGGAACGAGTCATTAACGTCGGGAAG GTAACGTCAGTACTCACAAGTTTTGGTTCCATAGACGTCAAGCCTTATGGGAAAAAAACTGCGCTCATAGCAACCAGCACACAAAACAC GGGAAGCGCGTTGTTAACAGGCAgcttacttctgtatttattacATAGAcgagttaataaataa